The genomic DNA ACGGAATATCTGGTCATAAAGGGCGTCAATTTCATCATCGTCCTCGGTTACCTTCCGCGCCGCCGCCGCGTCCCTGGCCACAAAGGCGTCCATTGAACGCCGCAGCATATCAGCCGTTTTCTCAGCCATCCGCGGCAGGTCTATCAGCGGTTTAAGGGGCGGTTCGTCGCCCAGCATGACGGCAATCTTGGCATTACCTGCCGCGTGGTCGCCGATGCGTTCCAGGTCAATGATGATATTGAGTACGGCCACGATGACTCTCAAGTCGCTGGCCATCGGAGCCTGAGTGGCGATCAGGTGGATACAATCTTCCTCAATCTCAAAACGCCGGGCGTTAATCTTCTCATCCTGCTTAATGACCTTGTCGGCCAGTGCCAGGTCGCGGTTTTTCATGGCGTCCATGGATAAGATCAATGCCTGCTCCACCATGCTGCCCATGCTTAGTACTTTATCCTGCAATTTTTTCAAACTACGTTCATAATCTGTTCTCATTAATTACTCCTTTAGCCGAAGCGGCCGGTAATATAATCTTCAGTGCGTTTGTCCCTGGGATTGGTGAAAATTTCGGTGGTCGGCCCATATTCCACGAGTTGCCCGGAACGTTCTTCATCCACCATGAAGAAAGCTGTCTGGTCGGAAACTCGGGCTGCCTGCTGCATGTTGTGTGTCACAATCACGATAGTATATTGGGGCGCCAGTTGCCGCATCAAATCCTCTATCTTCAGGGTGGCGATGGGGTCCAGTGCTGAGCAAGGCTCGTCCATCAGGATAACCTCCGGCTCCACCGCCAGCACCCGGGCGATACACAGCCGCTGCTGCTGGCCGCCGGAGATGGACAGCCCGGATTGCCCCAGCTTGTCTTTGACCTCATCCCACAGCGCTGCCCGCCGCAGGCTCTGCTCCACTATTTCTTCCAGCACCTGCTTTTTACGGATGCCGTGTCGTCGCGGCCCGTAGGCGATATTATCAAAAATGGACATGGGG from Dehalogenimonas sp. W includes the following:
- the phoU gene encoding phosphate signaling complex protein PhoU, producing MRTDYERSLKKLQDKVLSMGSMVEQALILSMDAMKNRDLALADKVIKQDEKINARRFEIEEDCIHLIATQAPMASDLRVIVAVLNIIIDLERIGDHAAGNAKIAVMLGDEPPLKPLIDLPRMAEKTADMLRRSMDAFVARDAAAARKVTEDDDEIDALYDQIFRELLLFMAENPKTASRATRLIWAGHNLERSADRVTNICERVVFVVTGKQEEIGGKY
- the pstB gene encoding phosphate ABC transporter ATP-binding protein PstB, producing the protein MDIRPVINQDTENTSGPGEGGKLRLEHINLYYGNFQAIKDLSLDIPSCGITALIGPSGCGKSSALRIFNRMNDLIPIARVEGLAEFDGVNIYDRNIDVVELRKRIGMVFQKPNPFPMSIFDNIAYGPRRHGIRKKQVLEEIVEQSLRRAALWDEVKDKLGQSGLSISGGQQQRLCIARVLAVEPEVILMDEPCSALDPIATLKIEDLMRQLAPQYTIVIVTHNMQQAARVSDQTAFFMVDEERSGQLVEYGPTTEIFTNPRDKRTEDYITGRFG